The following proteins are encoded in a genomic region of Bacillus sp. FJAT-22090:
- a CDS encoding amino acid ABC transporter ATP-binding protein, with the protein MISIKNVNKSFGDHHVLTDVSLEVPKSNVVALIGPSGAGKSTLIRTINALEPIDDGEITVDGVSIHSKKTDINAARTNIGFVFQSFNLFPFLTALENVTMAPLKVKGMSKEAAEARGKELLTSLGLADKFDAYPSRLSGGQQQRVAIARALAMDPHVMLFDEPTSALDPEMVTEVLDAIRKLAKDGMTMVVVTHEMGFAKEICDEIVFMADGKIVERAAPSKFFTNPDTQRAQDFLSKVLNH; encoded by the coding sequence ATGATATCAATCAAAAATGTCAATAAAAGCTTCGGCGATCACCACGTCCTAACCGACGTCTCGCTCGAAGTGCCAAAATCGAATGTAGTCGCACTCATCGGACCAAGTGGAGCGGGTAAGTCTACACTAATCCGTACCATTAATGCTCTAGAGCCAATCGACGATGGAGAAATCACGGTCGATGGAGTATCCATTCACAGTAAAAAAACGGATATTAACGCAGCTCGAACGAACATCGGCTTCGTATTCCAAAGCTTTAACCTTTTTCCGTTTTTAACTGCATTAGAAAACGTAACAATGGCACCACTTAAAGTAAAAGGAATGAGCAAAGAAGCTGCTGAAGCGAGAGGGAAAGAACTACTGACATCTCTTGGTCTTGCAGATAAATTCGATGCCTACCCTAGCAGGCTTTCAGGTGGTCAGCAACAGCGCGTAGCTATCGCACGTGCCCTAGCAATGGATCCACACGTCATGCTATTTGACGAACCAACATCTGCACTTGACCCAGAAATGGTAACCGAAGTGCTCGATGCAATCCGAAAACTAGCAAAAGACGGCATGACCATGGTAGTTGTAACGCACGAAATGGGCTTCGCTAAAGAAATCTGTGACGAGATCGTCTTTATGGCTGATGGTAAAATCGTCGAGCGTGCAGCACCTTCCAAATTCTTTACCAATCCGGATACGCAACGTGCCCAGGATTTCCTATCAAAAGTCCTAAACCACTAG
- a CDS encoding amino acid ABC transporter permease, which yields MIYDWSVIPRNMDVFIDGALKTLEISLLAILIAIPIGILFGLGRISKNKIIQLISSIYVEIIRGVPLLVLLMWIYFVLGQYYKLGSYWGAIIGLAIFAGAFIAEIVRSGIQGVPRGQMEAARSLGMSHTKAMTHIILPQAFRRVLPPLASQFIMLIKDSSLVSVIAATDLTLNAKNLVATSFRSIEVWTFVALIYFIMTFSLSLIIRYFEKRLLKSEA from the coding sequence ATGATATACGACTGGAGTGTTATACCGCGCAATATGGATGTCTTTATTGACGGTGCACTAAAAACATTAGAAATTTCCTTACTAGCAATTCTTATAGCTATACCGATAGGTATTTTATTTGGATTGGGACGTATCTCAAAAAATAAGATTATACAATTGATTTCTTCTATATATGTAGAAATTATTCGTGGGGTTCCACTGCTTGTATTACTTATGTGGATTTACTTTGTACTCGGACAATACTATAAACTTGGTTCATATTGGGGAGCGATCATCGGACTTGCAATATTTGCCGGTGCGTTTATCGCGGAAATCGTGCGCTCAGGGATTCAAGGTGTTCCAAGAGGACAGATGGAAGCAGCGCGTTCTCTTGGTATGTCCCATACAAAGGCAATGACACATATTATTTTGCCACAAGCATTTAGAAGAGTATTACCACCTTTAGCATCTCAATTTATTATGCTAATAAAAGACTCATCTCTTGTATCCGTAATAGCGGCAACAGACTTAACGCTTAACGCGAAAAACCTAGTGGCAACATCTTTCCGTTCTATTGAAGTGTGGACATTTGTTGCACTAATCTATTTCATCATGACATTCAGCTTATCATTAATCATTCGATATTTCGAAAAACGATTACTGAAGAGTGAAGCATAA
- a CDS encoding transporter substrate-binding domain-containing protein: MKKWLAALLMITVLIIAGCSNDSGGGVSTENSTIQKALKDKKLIIGMSPGYFPFDMKDPNGDFVGYDVDTANALGAALGKDIKVEYKQFTFDGLIPALQAGEVDMVFAGMTIRGDRALAVSFSDPYFQTGQAVMLPTSDTATKTWQELDVKGKKIAVGIGTTGALLAKDVFKNAEVLDFEEFPSAAAAMAQGKADAVVYDEPAIAVWKLQNGDQVRQLEGLISSENLGIALKKNDFETVQWVNSFLNSYIGSPAELASRNKWFETSDWLSEVVDE, from the coding sequence ATGAAAAAATGGTTAGCAGCACTACTTATGATTACCGTTTTAATTATCGCGGGATGTAGTAATGATTCAGGAGGCGGAGTTTCAACAGAAAATTCGACAATTCAAAAGGCATTAAAAGACAAAAAATTAATTATTGGGATGTCACCAGGATATTTCCCATTCGATATGAAAGATCCGAATGGAGACTTCGTTGGGTATGACGTAGATACTGCGAACGCACTTGGAGCAGCACTTGGAAAAGATATTAAAGTTGAATACAAACAATTTACATTTGATGGTTTAATTCCAGCACTTCAAGCGGGAGAAGTAGACATGGTTTTTGCTGGTATGACTATTCGTGGGGATCGCGCTTTAGCAGTTAGCTTTTCAGACCCATACTTCCAAACTGGTCAAGCAGTTATGCTTCCTACATCGGATACAGCAACAAAAACTTGGCAAGAGCTTGATGTAAAAGGTAAAAAAATTGCTGTAGGTATCGGAACAACTGGAGCACTACTTGCAAAAGATGTATTTAAAAACGCTGAAGTATTAGATTTCGAAGAATTCCCATCAGCAGCAGCAGCAATGGCACAAGGTAAAGCAGATGCAGTAGTATATGATGAGCCTGCTATTGCAGTTTGGAAATTACAAAATGGAGACCAAGTTCGTCAATTAGAAGGTTTAATCTCATCTGAGAACTTAGGGATTGCTCTGAAGAAAAATGATTTTGAAACAGTTCAATGGGTTAACTCATTCCTAAACAGTTACATTGGAAGTCCTGCAGAACTAGCTTCTCGTAATAAATGGTTTGAAACGTCTGACTGGCTAAGTGAAGTTGTAGACGAATAG
- a CDS encoding helix-turn-helix domain-containing protein: MEFPKEEVGKRIRYLRRLQGLTSDELAKLAGVSQSMISQIERGQVSPSLETLWKLSHSLNVPVFSFFETEETNAVTISRAGEAKNIKRVRPNVSYELLSPSSGKQMSFFKMIVEPGEDLETPLLYHSGEECGIMLTGSLRIEVEGEIHTIHEGDSIYFDSSLPHRFTNVGDENAVAIWAMTHSF, translated from the coding sequence TTGGAATTTCCAAAAGAAGAAGTTGGTAAACGAATTAGATATTTACGGAGATTGCAAGGACTCACATCGGACGAGCTTGCGAAACTTGCCGGAGTAAGTCAAAGCATGATTTCTCAAATAGAACGCGGACAGGTGTCCCCATCGCTTGAGACCCTCTGGAAATTGAGTCATAGCTTGAACGTACCAGTGTTTTCTTTTTTTGAAACAGAGGAAACAAACGCCGTAACGATTTCCCGTGCAGGAGAAGCGAAGAACATTAAACGTGTACGCCCCAATGTGAGCTATGAACTGTTGTCGCCAAGCTCTGGTAAGCAGATGAGTTTTTTCAAGATGATTGTGGAGCCTGGAGAAGATTTAGAAACTCCACTTTTGTATCATTCTGGCGAAGAATGTGGAATTATGCTAACTGGAAGTTTACGTATTGAGGTAGAAGGTGAGATACATACGATTCACGAAGGTGATAGTATTTATTTTGACAGCTCACTTCCGCACAGGTTTACGAATGTTGGGGATGAGAATGCCGTGGCTATTTGGGCGATGACGCATAGTTTTTAA
- a CDS encoding DUF1761 domain-containing protein yields MSIDWSNLNYVAIIIGGLLYMIYGTIYYSILLGNKKEQQTEGPLKYIYSVIIAFISSILMAILINATGAETLLQGALIGFIIGVIIKMVYVKNALFGLISKKSTLIAICDHLVIFTLLGALHGWLS; encoded by the coding sequence ATGTCTATTGATTGGAGTAATTTAAACTATGTAGCTATCATTATTGGCGGGCTTTTATATATGATCTATGGAACAATCTATTATTCGATTTTATTAGGAAATAAGAAAGAGCAACAAACAGAAGGCCCGTTAAAATACATTTATTCGGTCATCATTGCATTCATCAGTTCTATTTTAATGGCGATTCTTATAAACGCAACCGGTGCAGAAACGTTGCTTCAAGGAGCCCTAATTGGTTTCATAATTGGAGTTATCATCAAAATGGTTTATGTGAAAAATGCATTGTTTGGTTTGATTTCGAAAAAATCAACACTTATAGCAATTTGCGATCACCTTGTTATCTTTACATTACTGGGCGCTTTACATGGATGGTTGTCATAA
- a CDS encoding SRPBCC family protein: MLTWKKEIIIPAPIETVWNLFQLENIQRIMPNIVEHKPLEIKEGVVGSTYEQTYKEGKRTETYIVTDIEHENTDQKKHNKIEFTLAKTFKIQAAYTLIKVDEQSTRFIYTGQNEGINLMGKTFIKLGPKKSNDKVVDGFVELVRTEALKDL; the protein is encoded by the coding sequence ATGCTAACTTGGAAAAAAGAAATCATCATCCCTGCACCAATCGAGACTGTATGGAATCTCTTTCAGTTAGAAAACATCCAGAGAATTATGCCAAATATAGTGGAACACAAACCTTTAGAAATAAAAGAAGGAGTTGTAGGCTCCACTTATGAACAAACATACAAAGAAGGAAAAAGAACCGAAACTTACATCGTGACGGACATAGAGCACGAAAACACGGACCAAAAAAAACACAACAAAATTGAATTTACACTTGCGAAAACCTTTAAAATTCAAGCTGCTTATACACTCATCAAAGTAGATGAACAATCCACAAGATTTATATATACAGGGCAAAATGAAGGAATTAACCTCATGGGGAAAACGTTTATTAAATTAGGTCCAAAGAAAAGCAATGATAAAGTAGTAGACGGATTTGTGGAATTGGTTCGTACAGAAGCATTGAAAGATTTATAA
- a CDS encoding acetylornithine transaminase has translation MSSLFQNYARRPVHLVQGKGTLIVDDTGKEYLDFTSGIAVLSLGHAHPAIVEAIQQQSEKLWHTSNLFESPGQEQLAATLVKDTHLAHAFFCNSGAEANEAAIKLARKHTGKHVIITFEKSFHGRTFGAMSATGQDKVRNGFGPLLDTFRTVPFNDIEQLESAIDDKVAAIMLEVIQGEGGVNQVTPEFAQVIADICKSKGILLIIDEVQTGIGRTGTRYAFEQTVLKPDIMTLAKGLGGGFPIGAMLGTSALHDSFGPGTHGTTFGGNPLAVAVAQTVLDNVFTSKFLNEVNEKSSYFLAKLKVALPEYPIVGSGLLLGIVCKEEAVPYIAQAEKAGLLLVAAGPNVIRLLPPLTVSSEEIDQAVNILSSILK, from the coding sequence GTGAGTTCTTTATTTCAAAATTATGCACGTCGACCAGTTCACTTAGTGCAAGGAAAAGGGACACTTATCGTAGATGATACAGGCAAAGAGTATCTCGATTTTACTAGTGGCATCGCAGTGCTAAGTCTCGGTCATGCACACCCAGCGATTGTTGAAGCAATTCAACAACAAAGTGAAAAACTATGGCATACTTCGAATTTATTCGAAAGTCCTGGACAGGAACAGCTAGCTGCTACCTTAGTAAAAGATACGCATTTAGCACACGCATTTTTCTGTAACAGTGGAGCCGAAGCGAATGAAGCGGCAATTAAGCTTGCTCGCAAACATACAGGAAAACACGTTATCATCACATTCGAAAAATCATTCCATGGACGTACATTTGGTGCAATGTCTGCTACTGGCCAAGACAAAGTTCGAAATGGATTCGGACCTTTGCTGGATACTTTCCGAACCGTACCGTTCAATGACATCGAGCAACTGGAGTCGGCTATCGACGACAAAGTAGCGGCGATCATGCTTGAAGTGATCCAAGGGGAGGGTGGAGTTAACCAAGTAACGCCTGAATTCGCTCAAGTAATCGCTGACATTTGCAAATCCAAAGGAATATTATTAATAATCGACGAAGTGCAAACAGGCATCGGTCGCACAGGAACTCGCTATGCATTTGAGCAAACTGTACTCAAGCCTGACATTATGACGTTAGCAAAAGGACTCGGAGGAGGCTTTCCAATCGGAGCAATGCTCGGAACGAGTGCTTTACATGACTCTTTCGGCCCTGGAACACATGGTACAACATTCGGCGGCAACCCATTAGCAGTAGCAGTAGCGCAAACGGTGCTAGACAATGTTTTTACTTCAAAATTTTTAAATGAAGTCAATGAAAAATCTAGCTACTTTTTGGCTAAACTAAAAGTAGCGCTACCTGAATACCCAATAGTGGGATCGGGATTATTGCTCGGTATCGTATGCAAAGAGGAAGCGGTACCATATATAGCTCAAGCTGAAAAAGCTGGACTACTTTTAGTAGCAGCAGGACCAAACGTCATTCGACTCTTGCCACCACTTACCGTTTCATCGGAAGAAATTGACCAAGCGGTAAATATACTTTCTTCTATACTAAAATAA
- the argB gene encoding acetylglutamate kinase: MTTSKSTQPIAPKRIVIKLGGSMLEGLNENFFTNFKKLQAAGNEIIIVHGGGPAINKELAKNKITSTTINGIRVTSEEAIGIVQSTLVGQVNPTLVHQLNKSGIVAIGLSGYDGNLLECTLLDKETYGFVGEINNVNCSVLETLLANSITPVISSIGSTENGTPLNINADTVANKVALAIKAESLQLVTDTPGIKIDGEVQQVVTSTAIAEWIASGEIYGGMIPKVTAALDCLSAGIPSVQIVGEQLEGTTILHQEVLV, encoded by the coding sequence ATGACTACGTCCAAATCAACGCAACCTATCGCTCCTAAACGCATCGTCATCAAACTCGGTGGAAGCATGCTGGAGGGGTTAAATGAAAACTTCTTCACCAATTTCAAAAAGCTCCAAGCTGCTGGCAATGAGATAATCATCGTCCACGGCGGAGGCCCTGCAATTAATAAAGAACTCGCAAAAAACAAAATAACGTCAACCACTATAAACGGCATTCGAGTCACATCTGAAGAAGCAATCGGAATTGTCCAGTCGACCCTAGTCGGTCAAGTCAATCCAACACTTGTTCATCAGTTGAATAAAAGCGGGATTGTAGCAATTGGTTTAAGCGGATATGATGGCAATTTATTAGAATGTACGCTATTAGACAAAGAAACTTACGGCTTTGTCGGAGAAATAAATAATGTAAATTGCTCAGTGCTAGAAACACTACTAGCAAACAGCATCACACCAGTGATCTCGAGCATAGGCAGCACCGAGAATGGCACACCACTCAACATTAATGCTGATACAGTAGCAAATAAAGTAGCACTCGCAATAAAAGCGGAAAGTTTACAACTCGTAACAGATACACCTGGCATTAAAATTGATGGAGAAGTGCAACAAGTTGTAACTTCCACTGCAATTGCGGAATGGATCGCATCAGGAGAAATCTACGGAGGAATGATTCCAAAAGTGACTGCAGCACTCGATTGTTTATCTGCAGGCATTCCTTCCGTTCAAATTGTCGGGGAGCAACTAGAAGGAACGACCATTTTACATCAGGAGGTACTAGTGTGA
- the argJ gene encoding bifunctional glutamate N-acetyltransferase/amino-acid acetyltransferase ArgJ, with product MAITTMAMKRISYKNIASPKGFKATGIHCGLKHKKKDLALLVSEVPASVAGVFTTNAIKAAPLLVTKDVVYQTGKMQAIIVNAGNANACTGKQGMADAYTMQKLTAEKLGIDLNLVGVASTGVIGELMKMDPVTEGIKQLDPVDELEGAMSFSQAIMTTDTVTKNTSYQTMIDGKEVIVAGTAKGSGMIEPNMATMLGFITTDANIESEHLQSALKSITDVTFNAITVDGDTSTNDMVIVMANGMAENETLTPEHPDWENFVQTLHIVSQELAKMIAKDGEGATKLIEVEVKGAITDAEARKIAKTVVGSPLVKTAVFGNDANWGRIIAAVGYSGATLDPNAITIHIGTSKVVENGEPVAFSEDDLIVYLKQPEVKIFVDIHQGDGQGTAWGCDLTYDYVQINATYRS from the coding sequence ATGGCTATAACCACCATGGCAATGAAACGTATTTCATATAAAAATATAGCATCACCAAAAGGATTTAAAGCGACTGGCATTCACTGCGGCCTTAAGCATAAGAAAAAAGACCTTGCTCTGCTAGTCAGCGAGGTTCCAGCAAGCGTTGCGGGTGTATTCACAACGAATGCTATTAAAGCGGCGCCACTACTTGTTACAAAAGATGTGGTGTACCAAACAGGTAAAATGCAAGCAATCATCGTCAATGCCGGTAATGCCAACGCATGCACAGGCAAGCAAGGAATGGCAGATGCCTATACAATGCAAAAACTAACTGCCGAAAAGCTAGGGATCGATCTGAATCTAGTTGGAGTTGCATCAACAGGCGTCATCGGAGAACTGATGAAAATGGATCCGGTAACAGAAGGAATCAAACAATTGGATCCAGTAGATGAGTTAGAAGGGGCAATGTCCTTCTCTCAAGCAATCATGACGACAGACACCGTTACGAAAAACACTTCCTATCAAACAATGATTGATGGAAAAGAAGTGATTGTCGCTGGAACTGCAAAAGGCTCCGGTATGATTGAACCTAACATGGCGACGATGCTTGGTTTCATTACAACGGATGCAAACATTGAATCCGAACATTTGCAATCAGCACTAAAATCGATTACAGACGTGACGTTCAATGCTATTACTGTCGATGGCGATACATCGACTAATGACATGGTAATCGTCATGGCAAACGGAATGGCAGAAAACGAAACACTTACTCCAGAACATCCTGATTGGGAAAACTTCGTGCAAACCTTACACATCGTGTCCCAAGAATTGGCGAAAATGATTGCAAAAGATGGAGAAGGTGCAACAAAACTGATTGAAGTAGAAGTAAAGGGAGCAATTACTGATGCAGAAGCTCGCAAAATAGCTAAAACAGTTGTCGGTTCGCCACTTGTGAAAACAGCTGTGTTCGGAAACGACGCGAACTGGGGACGAATAATCGCAGCAGTTGGCTATAGTGGAGCTACCCTGGATCCTAACGCAATCACGATTCATATTGGGACTTCAAAAGTTGTAGAAAACGGTGAACCTGTCGCTTTCTCAGAGGATGACTTGATCGTCTATTTAAAACAACCAGAAGTAAAAATCTTCGTGGACATACATCAAGGCGATGGCCAAGGAACTGCATGGGGGTGCGATTTGACATATGACTACGTCCAAATCAACGCAACCTATCGCTCCTAA
- the argC gene encoding N-acetyl-gamma-glutamyl-phosphate reductase: MKVGIIGATGYGGLELIRFLHTHPEIGTLDLFTSSDEGNVFSNKYTHLLNIHDQPLLKIEPDRLKEYDVIFTSTPSGVSSELLPSLIDEGPKLIDLSGDFRLKDTKQYEQWYKKIPAPIEAIKKSVYGLTEWNETNIQQADIVANPGCYPTAVLLSLLPLLKENLIDVKHLIIDAKSGISGAGNKPGQMTHYSETNENTAIYKLHQHQHIPEIEQAISLFANQNSTITFTTHLVPMTRGILSTSYAPVNEGATEKQLIDTLEETYANHPFVRIIKETNKFGTNQVYGSNFCDIHVKVDPRTNRATVVSVIDNLVKGAAGQAIQNMNVQFNFDQTTGLKHVPLFI; the protein is encoded by the coding sequence ATGAAGGTTGGAATTATTGGTGCAACTGGCTATGGTGGGCTTGAGTTAATTAGATTTCTGCATACACATCCTGAAATAGGGACACTGGATTTGTTCACTTCTTCAGATGAAGGAAACGTGTTTTCGAATAAATATACACATTTGTTGAATATTCATGACCAGCCATTATTAAAAATAGAGCCTGATAGATTAAAAGAGTATGATGTGATTTTTACGAGCACTCCCTCAGGGGTATCGAGCGAGTTACTTCCATCATTAATAGATGAAGGTCCAAAGCTCATTGATTTATCTGGTGACTTCCGTCTGAAGGATACAAAGCAATATGAGCAATGGTATAAAAAAATACCAGCTCCTATTGAAGCTATTAAGAAAAGTGTATATGGTCTGACGGAATGGAACGAAACAAACATTCAGCAAGCTGATATAGTTGCTAACCCAGGATGCTATCCGACAGCGGTTTTACTCTCATTACTTCCTCTCTTGAAAGAAAACCTGATCGATGTAAAACATCTTATTATCGATGCGAAGAGTGGAATATCTGGAGCGGGTAACAAGCCGGGGCAAATGACACATTACAGTGAAACGAATGAAAATACTGCCATATACAAATTACATCAACACCAACATATCCCGGAAATCGAGCAAGCAATAAGCCTCTTTGCCAATCAAAATTCAACAATCACGTTCACTACTCATCTAGTACCGATGACAAGAGGAATTCTTTCAACAAGCTATGCTCCCGTAAACGAAGGTGCAACAGAAAAACAACTAATCGACACATTAGAAGAAACTTACGCAAACCATCCTTTCGTTCGAATAATAAAAGAAACTAACAAATTCGGAACAAATCAAGTATATGGCTCCAATTTCTGCGACATTCACGTCAAGGTTGATCCGCGTACAAACCGCGCGACCGTAGTATCGGTTATCGACAATCTGGTCAAAGGAGCTGCTGGTCAAGCGATTCAAAACATGAACGTTCAATTTAACTTCGATCAAACAACTGGCCTCAAGCACGTCCCATTATTCATTTAA
- a CDS encoding anti-sigma factor domain-containing protein — translation MRTYKGIVCEKKTKYMIFLTKEGKFLRGVPIISNPEIGQEVEFRLMGVTTLSRKWTKPSFLAPVIVAAMFLLFVIASFIPNPGTALAYVQLDANNSVELGVDQEGLVVTLRSLNDTAPIMLEDWEGNQVDIVLSNIVKQLSPLAKEIAITTIYENNKESSDMKEIIEVAVEEVQSEHTDKEWIVNESTIEERKEADKHDKSIQKLKEVEKENKIKDNLRNNGIPVNQESNMQKIPSSNNQNKIDEQSNKDKQQEQQEKIEQKQQEQQEKIKQQQEMIKEKQDIQKEKLPEQKGNQQNSNGKPTENQAKVMNKEKEKQQKDAEKTQKENEKSQNDQEKNNKGNGNGNNNGNGNN, via the coding sequence ATGCGCACTTATAAAGGCATTGTTTGCGAAAAGAAAACTAAATATATGATTTTTCTAACGAAGGAAGGTAAATTTCTTCGAGGTGTTCCCATCATTTCGAATCCTGAGATTGGACAAGAAGTTGAATTCCGTTTAATGGGGGTAACTACTCTTAGTAGGAAATGGACAAAACCTTCTTTTCTCGCTCCAGTTATTGTCGCAGCAATGTTTCTTCTATTTGTGATAGCATCCTTTATCCCAAACCCAGGAACAGCACTAGCTTATGTTCAATTGGATGCAAACAATTCAGTAGAATTAGGTGTTGATCAAGAGGGATTAGTCGTGACGCTTCGGTCGCTAAACGATACAGCTCCTATCATGCTCGAAGACTGGGAGGGGAACCAAGTGGACATCGTATTGTCAAACATAGTAAAGCAACTAAGTCCCCTTGCAAAAGAAATAGCAATAACAACTATATACGAAAATAATAAAGAATCATCTGATATGAAAGAAATTATAGAAGTAGCAGTTGAAGAAGTACAAAGCGAGCACACCGACAAAGAATGGATAGTTAATGAAAGTACCATTGAAGAACGTAAAGAAGCTGACAAACACGACAAATCCATTCAAAAGTTAAAAGAAGTTGAGAAGGAAAATAAAATAAAAGATAATCTTAGAAACAATGGTATTCCAGTAAACCAGGAGAGTAATATGCAAAAGATACCATCCAGCAACAACCAAAACAAAATAGATGAACAATCCAATAAAGATAAACAACAAGAGCAACAAGAAAAAATTGAACAAAAACAGCAAGAGCAACAAGAAAAAATTAAACAACAACAAGAAATGATAAAAGAAAAGCAGGATATACAAAAAGAAAAGCTGCCGGAACAAAAAGGAAATCAACAAAATAGTAACGGTAAACCTACCGAAAACCAAGCAAAAGTAATGAATAAAGAAAAAGAAAAACAGCAAAAAGATGCAGAAAAAACACAAAAAGAAAATGAAAAATCCCAAAACGATCAAGAAAAAAACAATAAAGGCAATGGTAATGGTAACAATAACGGAAATGGAAACAACTAA
- the sigI gene encoding RNA polymerase sigma-I factor — MLLSIIHGIFKTKTKQKQITTELAQMAKAGNEEVLNDLLFAFTPFMKKTASFVCKRSIDEHDEEFSIAMNGFHEAIMSFNPSENASLQTYAHLIIKRRIIDFIRKESVRKEKVLLIHASKEEAATEHQLLFDAQALDSYSKEQQAEARREEISRYTKLLAEFGLSFEDLAKVAPKHEDARKTAFQTAQIIAETEEFYEFLIKYKRLPLKEMEEIVEVSRKTLERHRKYIIAVALLLKSDFEYIKEYVKGEII, encoded by the coding sequence ATGCTTTTGTCCATTATTCACGGGATTTTTAAAACGAAAACAAAACAAAAACAAATAACGACTGAACTTGCTCAAATGGCAAAAGCAGGGAATGAGGAGGTTTTAAATGACCTTCTTTTTGCCTTTACCCCATTTATGAAAAAAACCGCATCCTTTGTTTGTAAACGATCAATTGATGAACATGACGAAGAATTTAGTATAGCTATGAATGGATTCCATGAAGCGATCATGAGTTTTAATCCTAGTGAAAATGCATCGTTGCAAACTTATGCACACTTAATTATAAAGAGACGTATCATTGATTTTATTCGCAAAGAATCTGTCCGAAAAGAGAAAGTTCTATTAATACATGCATCAAAAGAAGAAGCGGCAACGGAGCACCAATTGTTATTCGACGCTCAAGCGCTTGATTCCTATTCAAAAGAACAGCAGGCAGAAGCAAGAAGAGAAGAAATTTCTCGCTATACTAAACTACTCGCAGAATTCGGGTTATCATTTGAAGATTTAGCAAAAGTTGCTCCAAAGCATGAGGATGCGAGAAAAACAGCATTTCAAACCGCACAAATTATCGCTGAGACAGAAGAATTCTATGAATTTCTTATAAAATATAAAAGATTACCACTGAAAGAAATGGAAGAAATCGTCGAGGTCTCACGAAAAACTTTAGAACGGCATAGAAAATACATAATAGCAGTTGCTTTACTGTTAAAAAGTGACTTTGAATATATAAAAGAGTATGTAAAAGGAGAAATCATATGA
- a CDS encoding DMT family transporter, producing MKQWNIYLMLVFVMFVWGANLPILKYLVTVVPPVTLTAFRILTAGLVVLVILWKMNLLRMPTKQEWKYILLGALSNVVLHHYFLNMGLAITSGTHGGLILGTGPMLTAISGAIILKYFPSRFQWLGLLLGLSGVTVSILVGGGESSGANLGDFYVFLAILAQVLSYMIVSKAARTLDPRLLTAYMLLIGAVVLIVISLVQEPRGIYTFAETKPLFWVLFLASAVLSTAIGHLMYNYAVGKAGATKSAIFMNLNPLFSLILSAIFLGEILNYRHFIGLFLIVAGVMLGSGAAEDMWKKHKKKKMQQPKSS from the coding sequence ATGAAGCAATGGAATATATATTTAATGCTCGTGTTCGTCATGTTCGTTTGGGGAGCAAACCTACCGATACTTAAATATCTAGTAACAGTAGTGCCCCCAGTTACCCTAACGGCTTTTCGAATTTTAACAGCCGGTCTAGTAGTACTGGTCATTTTATGGAAAATGAATCTCCTACGAATGCCAACGAAACAAGAATGGAAGTATATATTATTAGGGGCTCTCTCCAATGTCGTGCTCCATCATTATTTTTTGAACATGGGGCTTGCGATTACAAGTGGGACCCATGGAGGTCTAATCTTAGGAACGGGTCCAATGCTTACCGCCATTTCAGGTGCGATTATATTAAAGTACTTCCCATCACGTTTTCAGTGGCTTGGCCTCTTACTTGGTTTATCTGGGGTGACGGTTTCCATCCTAGTAGGAGGAGGAGAGTCCAGCGGAGCCAACCTTGGTGATTTCTATGTGTTCCTCGCAATTTTAGCGCAAGTGCTGAGCTATATGATCGTAAGCAAAGCAGCGAGAACACTTGACCCAAGATTGCTCACTGCCTATATGCTACTAATCGGAGCAGTTGTGTTAATCGTTATCAGCTTAGTGCAAGAACCAAGAGGAATCTACACATTTGCTGAAACAAAACCTCTTTTTTGGGTTCTATTTTTAGCATCTGCCGTACTATCGACAGCCATTGGGCATCTCATGTACAACTACGCAGTAGGTAAAGCAGGAGCAACAAAATCGGCGATATTTATGAATTTAAATCCATTATTCTCTTTGATTCTATCTGCCATCTTCTTAGGTGAAATACTAAACTATCGCCATTTCATCGGGCTCTTCCTAATCGTAGCAGGTGTCATGCTAGGATCTGGAGCAGCCGAAGACATGTGGAAAAAACATAAAAAGAAAAAAATGCAACAACCTAAAAGCAGTTAA